The sequence CCATCGTCCGTCCCTCCCTCGGCGAGGAACCGTCGGAACCAGGCGACGAGCTCCTCGAGGTGGCGCATCTGGGAGCGGAGCCGCCCCGTGCGCGTGAGGTCGTGGTTCTCCCCCGGGAAGAGCACCATGCGCACCGGCACCTCGGGGTTCCGCTCGCGCATGGCGACGAAGACCTGCTCCGCCTGCTCGGGCGTGCACCGGACGTCGTCG is a genomic window of Clostridia bacterium containing:
- a CDS encoding prolyl oligopeptidase family serine peptidase, with amino-acid sequence DDVRCTPEQAEQVFVAMRERNPEVPVRMVLFPGENHDLTRTGRLRSQMRHLEELVAWFRRFLAEGGTDDGRDAG